One Myxococcales bacterium genomic window, AGGTCTGCGAATCGATTGCCGATCCGAAAACGAAAAGACGGGAAATCGAAGCCTTGAGCGACGCCATGGCCGAACAGGGGGTGCAATCTGGAACGATCGTCACTCGGAACGAAGCAGCGAAGTTCGAGCTTGATCACGGGATCATCGACGTTGTCCCAGCCTGGCGTTTTTTACTCGATCTCGAAAAGCCATTAACGATTTAATTGGATTGGAAAGTTCCTTTTATCCCCTGACCATCGCGTCCTCGACCATCTTGCCGAAGCCGCTGCACGAAACGAGCGTGGCGTTGTCCATCACCCCCGCCAGGTCGTAGGTCACGATTTTCCGCATGATGGTTTCCTCGACGGCGTTCTCGATCAGGCGCGCGGCCTCGGGCCAGCCGAAGTAATCGAGCATCATCGCGCCGGATAGGATCACGCTGGTCGGGTTGACCTTGTCCTGCCCCGCGTATTGCGGCGCGCTGCCGTGCACGGCCTCGAAAACCGCCACGCCGTCGCCGAAATTCGCGCCCGGCGCCATGCCCAGGCCGCCGACCTGCGCCGCCGCCGCGTCGGAAAGGTAATCGCCGTTGAGATTGGTGGTGACGATGACCTCGTGCGATTGCGGCCGCCGGATCAGGTCTTGAAACATCGCGTCGGCGATCTTGTCCTGCACCAGGATCTTGCCCGGCGGCGGGTTGTGGTCGGCGTCGGCTTCCTCGGGCGTCGCCAGCCGGTCGCCGAGCAACTCGCGCGCCAGCTCGTAGCCCCAATTCCGGAAGGCGCCCTCGGTGAATTTCATGATGTTGCCCTTGTGCACCAGGGTGATCTTGCGGCGGCCCTTGGCCAGCGAGTACTCGATGGCGCGGCGGATCAGGCGCTTGCTGGCGAATTCGCTGATCGGCTTCAGACCGACGGCGCTGCCTTCCCGCACGTTCGAACCCCAGCCGCGCACCGTTTCGATCAACTGCACGGCTTCTTTCGAGCCGGCCGCGTATTCGACGCCGGCGTAAACGTCCTCGGTGTTTTCGCGGAAGATGACCACGTCCAGCAGTTCCGGACGGAGCAGGGGACTGGGGACGCCCGGAAAATAGCGCACCGGCCGGACGTTGGCGTACAGGTCGAGTTGCTGGCGCAAGGCCACGTTGGCGCTGCGATAACCTTGGCCGACGGGGGTGGTCATCGGCCCCTTGAGCGCGACCCCGTATTCGCGGATCGCCTGCAGCGTCGTGGGCGGGAGAATGTCGCCTTCCTGACGCAACGCCTCCGCGCCGGCGGAATATTCGCGCCAATGGAGGCGCCGCGCGCCGCCGTAAGCCCTGTCGACGGCCTTATCCACCACCTTCAACGCCGTCGTGACGACCTCCGGTCCGATCCCGTCACCGTAGAGCACCGCCACCAACGGGTCGTCGGGGACCCGCAAATGGCCGTTTTCATGGGCGATTTTTCCCGGCATGCCGCGATCCTCCTTTTTCCCGAATATAACCACTCTTTCCGGGATGCCAGGGGCCGGCGCCACGGCGGACCGAAATTCCCTGGCAATAAACATTTGCCCTCATAATATTTTTCTTGACCCGAATATTTTGTTTTGGTATGAAAAAGTGGGGGCGCCGAAAAGGGCGTCCCTTATTTATTTAACGGTCGATCGGGAACCTCTATTTAGTTAATGAAATATAACGCGGATGAAAGGAAGACAAATGAGTTTTCCCCAAGTTATCTTAGTCCTTCTTTGGTTTTTGCTCGTTGGTACTTCCGGTTGTTTCTCCACGGACGACGACGGCGCCGCGGATGACGAACTCGACGCCGATGACGACAACAACGATGACGCTATCGATGATGACGATGATGACGACGATAACGACAATGACAATGACAACAACGACGACGATGACGACGATGCGGCGGATGATGATACGATCGACGAGGATTATCCGACGAACGACTTGTTGGTGATCGGCCGCGATGCGAACGGTCATTTGACTTCCTTTCTGGGGGTGGGCGTCGGGTGGGAAGAACAGCCGTTTCCCGCCAGCCTTGCCGAAGACGAATTTCATTGGGCCGGTCCTTCCTTTTTCGTCGACGGGCAAAAGGGATATCTGGCTTACAACAGAAGCTATTCGGGCCCCGCGGGGTTGGTCTATTTCAATTTGCTGACCGAAGGCTATCGGTGGGTGACCTATACGCCCGACGGCGGCTGGACCTTGCGGCAGGCGCCGCTCGCGTCCGGCATCCTGAACAACGCGGGAATGGTTTTCGCGCCGACCGCGGATACCTTGTGGGCTTATACCAACTTTACCAGCGATCAAACGAATCACGGCTGGCCTGGATATATTTACGTTCAGCACGGCTATCTCTATCGCTACGCGGAACGCGTTCCCTACCGCGAATGGGGCGACAGCAATCAACACATCGATGCGTTGTTTATGCTTGGCCCGGATTACGGACTGGCCGCTGCGCGCCCTGATCTGGGCACCGGTTCATTGCTCGTTTACGACGGCGTCGCCTGGCAACCGCAGGCCATGCCGGAAGGTTTTGAAGACGGCCGGTTCGTCTGGTTTTGGCTGTTAGAGGAAAACAATGGTTTCGGTATCTGGCGAAGTGACGACCGGGCCACCTATGAAGTCGCGCGACTGGCGGACGGCGAATGGTCGCGGCTCGATCCGCCTTTCGGCTGCGCGACCATGATTCCGACCCGCGTCTGGGCGCGCGACGATCGCGCCCTGGTCATCAGCCAAGGCGCCGACAACGATAATCGCTATTGGGATTTGCGCGACGGGCAGTGGCAGTGCCGCTGTTTGGCCGAGCCGGCGAGACTCCTGGACGCCGTGGTTCTGAACGACGGCCGGACATTCATCAGCGGCGTCTGGTTAGTGAACGGCAGTTCGTTTCTGGTGGAAGTCATCGCCGACAACGTGAGGCAGTACGTGGCGCCGCAACTGGATCCGTTGCGATTGCACGCGGTCGGCGACAAGGCGCCGCCGGCGAGTCCCTATTACGAGGTGGAATGGTAAACAATCAATCGATACCCATTATACATTGCATGATGGACGGCATTTTAAACGAGGAGGGTAGAAACATGGGAGTGATCGGTTGGAAATGGTTGGCTTGTTTATTGGTGTTGCTCGCAGCAGCTTTCGGATGTTCTTCCGGCGACGATGACGATTCCGCCGCCGACAGCCAGGATGACGATGCCGCGGACGACGACGCCGGCAACGACGATGACGACGACAACGATGATGATGACAGCGGCGATGACGACGATAATGACAATGATGATGACGAAGCCCCCGGCAGCTTGCTCGTGCTGGGAATGGTCGGCCGCTTCCTGACCTTCTTCTCGGCCGCCGAAAATCAGACGATCGATCCCGCCGAGCAAGTGATGCAAAACGGCGACGTGCGAATGGAACTGATCCACGGCGGCGCCGTCGCGCCTTATCAGGCGTCGGTGGTCTGGCTGAGCGGCGCCGCACCGTTCGCTTTGCCGTCGGTCTGGCGCAACGCGCCGCAAATCGGCTACTTCGATTTGCAGGCCGACGCGGCCGGCTTTTTACACGTCGCGTTTTTCGACGCCGAACACCGGCTCAACTACGCGAACAACACCAGCGGCGATTGGGTGACGCAAGTCGTGGCGGACGATCCGGCCGCCGCGTATTACTCCGAACCGGTCGAATTGAAAATAGACAATGCCGGCGCGGCACATCTCCTTTATCACGGTGATCCGGTCAGCACGCTTTGGTACGCGACCAACGCCGGCGGCCCCTGGCAAGCGGAAGCGATCGAAAGTCGGATGAATGACGGGTATCGCCTGGCCGTCGATGCGTCCGGCCGGCCGCGCGTGGTCTACGAGGTCGCCAAGGTCTGGCAGTCATCCATGGTCAATCTGGCCTATGCCGAACGGACCGCGAAAGGGTGGCAGACCACGATCATCGAGAACGGCGCGTACTCCGGCGGGGCGGGCCTCTACGCCAGCGCGGCGGATATCGTGGTGACCGCGGATGGAACGACGCATCTTTCCTATGCGTGGACCGAGGCCTTCGGCCACTGGTGGTTCCCGGTCATCAAATACGCCACTTTGCGGAGCGGGGTCTGGAAAAAGGAGGAGGTCGGCGACGGCGATTATTACTATACGCGCCTCGCGGTGCGACCGGACGGCTCGGTTCATATTTTCAACAATGATCAATATTTCACCAACGAAGACGGCGCGTGGCGGATGGAAAAGGTGCCCGCCGAGGTCTTGCAAAACGCCTCGCTCACCATGCGCGCGGACGGCTCCTTTGTGCTGGTCCAGGCCGAGGGAAATAACCTTTCCCTGATCGAGAAAAAATCCGGCCAGTGGGAGCGGCGGGAACTGCTGCCCGATCAGCTCACGCAAACCGGCGCGCACCCGTCGATCGCCGTTGACGCCGCGAACGCCGTGTACATCGGTTTTATCAACACGGATGCCTTCTCGGTATGGCATGGA contains:
- the icd gene encoding NADP-dependent isocitrate dehydrogenase, giving the protein MPGKIAHENGHLRVPDDPLVAVLYGDGIGPEVVTTALKVVDKAVDRAYGGARRLHWREYSAGAEALRQEGDILPPTTLQAIREYGVALKGPMTTPVGQGYRSANVALRQQLDLYANVRPVRYFPGVPSPLLRPELLDVVIFRENTEDVYAGVEYAAGSKEAVQLIETVRGWGSNVREGSAVGLKPISEFASKRLIRRAIEYSLAKGRRKITLVHKGNIMKFTEGAFRNWGYELARELLGDRLATPEEADADHNPPPGKILVQDKIADAMFQDLIRRPQSHEVIVTTNLNGDYLSDAAAAQVGGLGMAPGANFGDGVAVFEAVHGSAPQYAGQDKVNPTSVILSGAMMLDYFGWPEAARLIENAVEETIMRKIVTYDLAGVMDNATLVSCSGFGKMVEDAMVRG